The Etheostoma spectabile isolate EspeVRDwgs_2016 chromosome 9, UIUC_Espe_1.0, whole genome shotgun sequence DNA segment GGGGAGGCCTGAAAAATCCCTGGAATCCAGACCACATTTACAACAGCTATGAAAAACAGCTTATGTCTAAGTGTCGACTGTTAACATTAGAGATGGAGCCGTTTGTGTCCCGACATGCCAGGCAACAGCAGGGCAGGAGGAAGCCAATCCCTGCCAAACTGAGTCCCTGCCGTGGGTAAGAGCCTCACAGGGCAGTGGGATCTGTGAAGTCTTCCTAATCATTTCTGTCAGAATAAAGACTTACTTTGCTCCAGCAGTTTAACGAAGACATGCTGCCTCTGGTCTGAACACTGGGCCTCCTTGGCTGCTCGCTGTTTGGTTGCTGAGTCAAGCTGATCTGCACAGAgattaacaaacaaaacatggcgGTTACACACGTTGGGGGACATTTAAAAGCAGGCTGTGCATTACCAACAGATGAGTGAGCAGCACATACCTCTCAGGTCTCGGTTAAAGTCATGCATCCTCTTAATCTCGGCCTCTAGTTTGTTCCTCATGGTTTTCTCCAGAGTTTCCCTCTTGGCAGAGCCTTTCATCAGAGTCTCATAAGCTTCAGATATCCTCTGAATCTCCAACTCTAACTGGAAAGAAAATGATGATCAGTCTCTGGGAGAGGCATCCCCATTCATTATCTGGACTGATGTTTATGCTAATATCAGTGAGACCAATGACTCATCTTTAGCAAATGCTGCAGCTTTTTTTACTACTTACAGGCAAATGGCTTTTTAACACTTTGTGCAATGGAACAGTGGGAATTAACATTCCTATGTGAGCACTTGTGGTCCCAGGTGTCAAGGCATTTATTTCCTTTCATGGCAATATGCCAGCTTGTTTGAAAGACAAAGGGGGCGGGATGTGTTGTAAGCATTCCAGAGGCTGGGAGGAGGAGAAGTCTACCAACATCTAACTTGTAGAGCACATTGTTGAAAAGTTGCTGCTCCATGAAGTGAACCAACCACTGGGATTTCTCTCCTTTACTGCCAGACAACCTTGACATGTACTGACAGGAGAAGTATTGTTTTACGATTTCCACACCCACTATGCGTTCATCACACCACATTCTCCTCTCACCTTCTGAAGCCTGGCAGCCTTCTCGACGTAGACCTCCAGCTCCTTCCTGAGCCGCTCATTCTCCCGCATCAACACGTTGTTCTGAGCAGAGTTATCGCTGGAGGCTGCAGGGATGCTGTTGTGAGCCACCTGGGACTGAGCAGACACATACCTGCCAAGGAGAGACATGAGTAATCCATTACAACACTGGTGAAAACCACAGGGCCTTGGAAATACTGAATGAAAGGAGTGTCTGAAGCCGTTTACTTGGCCGCATTTGATCTGAAATCTAAATCACAAATCCATAGTGTCctttagagctgcaaagattgaTAGATTTGTTGATTAGTTAAGTCTATTGAattaatcaccaactattttgataacatagtcatattttaaagaaaaattccAGCTTCCTAATATTTCCTAGTTTCTTCACTTTGCTCCTATATttcagtaaactgaatatctttaagttgtggacaagacaagacatttgaggacatcatcttgggctttggggaaCATTGATCAACATTATTTTACCATAAACTGACGTtgtatagaccaaacaactaattgattaattaagaaaataattacTCAACAATGATACTAGTGTCTTCTATCTTTTGTGATTACCTGTGATGCTGTGAGtagagggggggaggagggtctCTGTAGAACTGTCCGTGATCCTGGGAGTGGCTGAGCATGTACCCAGGAAGTCTGGCAAACAGAGGATAGTCTGGGGGCGGCCCCCGCTGGTCGGCATGCTGTTGGGCCGCTTGCCTGTTAGGTGCCACAGCATTTGTCATATTATTATACAGCTGTGGGTAGCTGTGGGAGGGGCTCATAGCCAGGGCCGTGTCTCTAGGGCCGTTCCTCTCCAGAGAAAGCTGCATGAGCCTGTCACTGAGGGAGCGAGTATGCTCCCTTTTCAGATCCCACTGTCCCTCACTGTGACTCCCAATTATGTGCATGTTGGGCCCTTGCTGCTCCTTCTGGGAGATCCGGTACTGGGAGTGGGCCTTTGCCTCCTCATAGGTGGGCAGCTCTTCTCCATGGAGCTGGTACAGGTGGCACACCTGGCTCTCAGAGTGCAGGCAGTCCCCCTGGTGCTCCTGGCCTTGAGGCTCCTGTCGTGTTGACATCTGGATGAACTGGGACTCTTCCTGAGTCAGGCTCTCTAGAGAGGAGCGAGGACTGCCTGTGCCCCCACCGCCGCTGCCTCCACGCAGGGCCTGCTGCTGGATAGCCAGAAGTGTGCGAGTGTCCGTCAGGTTCCCGTAGCGAAGCTGTTCTTGGATGAGACGGTGCAGGACCGTTCCAGAAGAGCCTTCAGCGGTTCTCATTTCAGTCCGTACGGGGGAAAGGTGCTGGCAGTTTGGGGTACTTCACGAATCACAAAtctgaaggaaaaaaataatattgatcACATTGGGCATTTGTATCTCATCAGCAGTATTCTTTTAGTGTTCCTCCAACTCCATTGTCCATCACAATCATTTTGAATGGTAGTATCTCAGCTGGGAGCCACAAGCAGAAGCCAACATTCAAGTGCATGAGCTGGAAATACCCCTGCCAGTGATGTCAGTGCAGATCCAGTTTTATTGCCCACACACTTAAAAGCATAACTTTctccagacagacagaagcaAAATACTAATACAGTTACTATAAACATCCCAGACATCCCACGGAcctacacaaacaaaaatagacTGGTTTCCCAAATgtgacataaaatatataatgaTGTAGGCAATGCCACAAAACTATGAGCCTACAGGAAAGCTGCTGTACCGTAAAAAACTCTTCTCTAAAAGCATTGTGGGAATTGATGCTATAAAATCCTACTGAGAGGCTTTCAATTGAACACAAACTTTGTGATTTATTAAATGTCCAATGTTTGTCTATCTTTAGAAATCAGGATCCAGTTTAGTAAATGTGGTCACTCTTCactataatataaatacatatatggGACTTTTCCACCAGGACTCAGCTTGAAACAAAACGTGAAAAGTCACATATTATTCCACCAATCCAGCATCAATACAGCGCCATGCACAGCATCCATTCCGACGGGACTTGTAGTCCTCAGGCACCAGAGAAAACCGACGGAAACTTACCGAATTATAGTCTCATCACATGGGAAATGCCACTGAATACTGCGCTAAAATCAATAAGGTCCACAACTTTCCGCGAGCTCCTTCCATACGTGTGCGTGCACGCCGACGGGCAGCAGCAGActgagccgagccgagccgagcgaGCCGACCAATAAATAACTGAGGGCCGATTGTTCTGCGGCTGGAATGACTGGAATGTAAAGGCTCCAAGTCCCTGTGGGATCAAAAGCAGAACACAGGGGGGAGCAGGAAggcgggggaggggggcagtgggaggagaaagggggaaggaggaggagtggggggGCAGCAGCACACTGTCTCAGCTGGCTGCTTGTATCATgtaaaagagctgtgttgttgtgttgtagttGGAGGAATTTGAAGTTCCTGAAGATGGAGTCCCTGGTATTGTAAGGGCTGCAGGAGAttaacaaagacagaaaaagaaaagattgtgTAATCATTACTAACTTACTGTCATAAAGTTTTATTGAAATAGAAAAGTAAAACGTCTAATAAATAAGGATTTCCGTGTTTAAGAATAAATTAATACAAGAGCAGTGGGAAATGCTGTTGTCTACACAGTGTCAATCTCTCCCAGAGACATGTAGTAAAATGGTAACGGAGCCCCTGCAGTCATTTGGgtttggaaagaaaaacagcatatatttgagaagctgaaaACTTGCTGATATTTCTGCTTGATAAATGTCCAGAAAGAtcacttgatgaaaaaaaaaagattttcaaaaATTGTTGGTGATCAATGTTCTGTAGGTTGACTCATCGGATAACTGACTGATAATCGGcactaaaaatgataaaaaagattATTGAACCGAGACCTCATTATAATTTGTGTTGATTAAAGCTGAATTGTATTGCATGGTGCATTTTGCTGCTTTATGTGATGTAGACTACATAGACGGCGTTGTATTACAACTACTACAGTTAGGCAGTGATGAAAAAAGTGCTTTCATATAATTGAGACACAGATTACTCATTATTTCTCAAACAGCCTTTTGATTGCATGTGCCTGGTAAATATTTAAGCCATGGCCCGTGCCAGTTAAttgcagagtgtgtgtctgtgtgtggacaCGGAGGGAGAGGGGCGGGTGCGAGGCACGCTGCCTGCCAGCTGTCCATGGACTGAAATCCCCTTCCCATCCTTTAATAAGAGCTCTGAGAGATGCATTGTTCTCCCCCAAAGAGCAGACATGACGGGGGCAGCCCTGCCATCTGCTGGTCTCCCCTCCACCACCAGCACCAGCTATATgcttctttctcacacacacacacacacacacacacacacacatgtatgtaGATGGAGACCATGGGATCAGCTGGCAGTGGGGGTTGGGTGCCAGTATTGGATAGTAATGGCATTGATTGGAGACTTTATTTTTGGATGAAAAGGTTCATCCTAATGGTGGTTGAGGTTGTTGGGGGTAAACAAGTCTCCACTTGTTCAGGCCGTGTAATCTGTCAACAGAAAAGCTGCAGGTTCCTTTATCTCCAACACTCACAGACAAACGTACACCTGGAGATTTGCATGGCAGTTGAAGTCAGCAGTTGGTAAAGAATGCTGATTACATCAGCAACAGATAAGAATCTACCGGTTTTGCCATTTCATGATTCATCTGGGTTGACAAGATAAGGAAGAGCATTGTGAACATTGTGTTGTTGCAATATGTAGCATTTCATCAGGATTACAGTGTTCTGCAGTGGTTTTCCAACCTTTCTGGTCTGAGGTACCCCCACAGCACTGTCAGATGAATTTACATACCCCCCATATATATAATTTGAAGtggatatttttaattttttttcacacaagtGAACTGTCAGTTAAGGTTGGTTTGGTCTGCAATCATACTAGTACAcctaaactgacacaaagtAGACCCGAGTTCCATTTCTTAAAATGTTGTCCCATCTGATAGGATTGTTCCTTTTAGAGGTTTTATCACAGAAAGTGGATGAAACCCATACCCACAACCATGGACATTCTGTCATTGTGCATGGGATTATAGTGAAATTTATTACTACTCTTTTTGCTGGAAATTATTTGTCTCTTAATGGAATAGTTGGTCCTTTTGCATATTGCTTTCTTGCAGAAAGTTAGACACAAAGACAGTGGGATGTTTTTTGATCGTGCACAATATACCAAAACATGCCATAGTTCACTTTGCAGCAAAAACAAAGTaccttcacccaggaaacgcCTATTCTTTAGGAGTGTTTTAATCTAAACTACAAtcttttttcctaaacttaactatttcaattttcaattcaattttatttatagtatcaattcagaacaagagttatctcaagacactttacagatagaccacactccagaatttacaaggacccaacagttccagtagtttcctccagagcagcaacagtgcgacagtggcgaggaaaaacctccttttaggcagaaacctcggtcagacccaggcacTGGGCACTCAAACTAGCGTTTTGAGTGCCTAAACTCAACTGTGGCATGACACTCACTTTTTCTGGTAAACTCCACTACCATGCCCCCTGAAAGGAGCATCGCcagccggctcacagtcacgTGTTGGCAGCTaaacaactgctgctggtagctggtgtcctggagctctgtagagactaaataccaccagcaactgctgctggtactggtttcctggagctctgtagagactaaatacaaccgcaactgctgctggtagctggtgtcctggagctctgtagagactaaTACAAACGCAAACTGCCTGCTGCGGTACCGGTTCCTGGAAGCTCTGCAGAGaactaaatacaaccagcaaacTGCTGCTTGGTAGCggtgtcctggagctctgtgagactaatacaaccagcaactgctgctggtagccggtgtcctggagctctgtagagactaaatacaaccagcaactgctgctggtacCGGTGTCCTGGACTCTGTAGAGACTAATACACCGCACCTGCTGCTGGTAGCCGGTGCCTgagctctgtagagactaaatacaccacaactgctgctggtagccggtgtcctggagctctgtagagactaaTCAACCACAACTTTGCTGGTAGCCgtgtcctggagctctgtatagactaaatacaaccagcaactgcggCTAGCGggtgtcctggagctctgtagagactaaatacaaccagcaactgtgCTGGTAGCCGGTGTCCTGGAGCTCGTAGAGACTAAATCAACCAGCAACTGTTGCTGGTATCCGGTGTCCTGGGACTCTGTAGAGAcaatacaaccagcaactgttTCTGGTAGCCGGTGTCCTGGGACTCTTTAGAGActaatacaaccagcaactgctgctggtacctgtcctggagctctgtagagactaaatacaaccagcaactgctgctggtagccggtgtcctggagctctgtagagactaaacactacaaccagcaactgctgctgagCCGTGTCTGGGCTCTGTAGgactaaatacaaccagcaactgctgctggtagccgtgtcctggagctctgtagagactaaatacaaccagcaactgctgctggtagccgggtgtcctggagctctgtagaaagactaaatacaaccagcaactgctgctggtagccggtgtcctggagctctgtagagactaaTACAACCAGCAACGTTGCTGGTAGCCGTGGCCTGGAGCTCTGTAGGAGACAAAtaacaaccagcaactgctgctggtaccggtgtcctggagctctgtagagactaaaTACCCAGCACGCTGCTGGTAGCCGGTGTCCTgagctctgtagagactaaaCCTACAACCAGCAACTGTTGCTGGTAGCCGGTGTCCTGGGCTCTGTAGAGACTAATCACCAGCAACTGTTGCTGGTAGCCGGTGTCCTGGACTCTGTGAGACTAAATCACCacaactgctgctggtagccggtgtcctggagctctgtagagactaaatacaaccagcaactgcgcTGGTAGCCGGTGTCTCTGGGGCTCTGTAGAGACTAAATACAACCGCAACTGCTGCTGGTGCggtgtcctggagctctgtagagactaaatacaaccagcaactgctgctggtagccggtgtcctggagctctgtagagactaatacaaccagcaactgctgctgtaGCCGGTCCTGGGCTCtgtagagactaaatacacCAGCAACTGCTGTGGTAGCCGGTgtctggagctctgtagagactaaTAACAACAGCAACGGCTGCTGGTACggtgtcctggagctctgtagagactaaatacaaccagcaactgctgctggtagcggtgtcctggagctctgtagagactaaatacaaccagcaactgtgCTGAGCCGGTGTCCTGGGACTCTGTAGAGACTAATACAACCAGCACGCTGCTGGTACCGGtggtcctggagctctgtagactAAATCACCAGcactgctgctggtagctggtgtccggagctctgtagagctaatacaaccagcaactgttGCTGGTAGCCGTGTCCTGGGACTCTGTAGAGACTAAACACCAGCAACTGCGCTGGTAGCTGTGTTCCTGGAGCTCTTCAAGACTAAATacaccagcaactgctgctggtagctggtgtcctggagctctgtagagactaaaTATAATACTTTACTTCGTTGAAAACACTTTATTTCAGGTTTATAGTGATGTATAGTGGTTTTGTAAcaattcagcagaggcagggatatgcaagcagaaagggggaaatcccacGTTTCCCCCCAGTCatttcaaatacataaatacctTTAATCACAGATCATGATTACATTGGTTGTTTCAATCAATACACAGATGGAAGGATTCACATTAAGTGTTAGAAATATAGTCTAGATCTTTCTTTCATCTTGTACTTTCTCTCTCCTGAGAGTTGTTTGGTACAGTCAGGTGCCAGATTCTCTGAGGAGGCAGGTGAGATCAACACTTCCCAAGGGAAGAACGTCAAAGATTCAAACAATTCAAACCACATCTTTTACATCAGGTTGGTCACCATATTCGCACATTCCCACTTTGTCAAAGAGACATCCTACATGACTTTTCTCCTCAGAGTTTGAAAACACATTTGCCAACAGGAGTGACATTTAAGACCAGCCATTTGAACCTGTTAATGGCGGGGCCTGGGCTGACTGGGTTAACACAATGCAGACTGATCTGGGAGCGGCAGCCTTGTTATGTGAGGTGGGACAAGCTCGGCGCTTCAGCAGCTCCTTTTGTTTTCCTGTAAAGGAGGAAATGGCCGCATTCCTCACATTACCATGTCCATGGGGTCTGACCGAGCCTCCAGTCTGCTGTTTCACTGGGGGCGACAGGAGGGCATCCAGCAGCCACTGgcgttttctttttaatggGGGGAGAGTCCTCATAAGCACAACTTTACTTTGTAGACAATAGCCATGAATAACTTGGGGAAATAAAGTGAGTTAAATACACACAGGCAGACCAACGTCATTCTGATGTGTGTTGATTAGTGATTGTCTCTTGCTCAAGTTTTTAAAATCACAGCAAAGAGCTAGTTTCTATAAGTCATAAACTCTAAAAACTGAATAAACAGATGCTTGGCAAGAGTAACAGTCTCTCGCACCAGGTGACTCATGAAATTCCTCGCTTCACCATGAAAGTCAACAGTCCGAGTGAGCCAGTGAGGACCTGCACACGGGTCAGGCCTGTGAGTGAGTGATGCTGTTTACAGATAAGACAAGGAAA contains these protein-coding regions:
- the amotl2a gene encoding angiomotin-like 2a isoform X1; translated protein: MRTAEGSSGTVLHRLIQEQLRYGNLTDTRTLLAIQQQALRGGSGGGGTGSPRSSLESLTQEESQFIQMSTRQEPQGQEHQGDCLHSESQVCHLYQLHGEELPTYEEAKAHSQYRISQKEQQGPNMHIIGSHSEGQWDLKREHTRSLSDRLMQLSLERNGPRDTALAMSPSHSYPQLYNNMTNAVAPNRQAAQQHADQRGPPPDYPLFARLPGYMLSHSQDHGQFYRDPPPPLYSQHHRYVSAQSQVAHNSIPAASSDNSAQNNVLMRENERLRKELEVYVEKAARLQKLELEIQRISEAYETLMKGSAKRETLEKTMRNKLEAEIKRMHDFNRDLRDQLDSATKQRAAKEAQCSDQRQHVFVKLLEQNEEQQREREQLERQIQHLRVSGEECQRRRELLEQALASTQARNRQLEEELQRKRAYVEKVERLQSALAQLQAACEKREALELRLRTRLEQELKSLRAQQSQRQAADPMTSGLSSTLQLQQLREKEERILALEADITKWEQKYLEESTMRQFAMDAAATAATQRDTTIINHSPRHSPNNSFNEDLPLASHRHQEMENRIHALHAQLLEKDAVIKVIQQRSRWEQGRLERQGLRLARSVPSINTVTSNTECKGKSLSDDQTGAAVLQPQPSVGPRAPSRDSSTQSDEVPLEQELPAEPGTLMTSETMSRATTDTSVEPKAPLKTFKSINNSDGEVVEILI